In Acidobacteriota bacterium, a single genomic region encodes these proteins:
- a CDS encoding YwiC-like family protein, producing the protein MSRSKHVGEGHPNESPARGQAHRPTENGCALEAAKNVLFSCIDSSSSAVRIHEAGSERVVQASRARISRRRIPIPREHGAWAVFYGSALIPLLAACSLGLKEVLFLSAASGFFLAHQPLSRLLRVRKGTPGAGHAAWWRLWLLIYLAVGLACGLALLTRYGLWELCLIGGLAALFFGLHLLQVRGKKERQVAGEVIGIVGLTATAPAAQVVAQSRLDESAALIWSLCFLYFASSIFYVKMRVSRFVKKEDPRRRTLHNILYHAGLVVVVGALWTGGLIGRLIALAYLPIVSRAFWYLREPSARLNLQVIGYSEIAFTLWFVIFTTVGWAS; encoded by the coding sequence GTGTCGAGATCAAAGCATGTTGGAGAAGGTCATCCTAACGAGTCTCCCGCAAGGGGGCAAGCCCATCGGCCGACCGAGAACGGATGCGCGCTGGAGGCGGCGAAGAATGTATTATTTTCCTGCATCGACTCGAGTTCATCAGCAGTCCGGATACATGAGGCAGGGAGCGAGAGAGTGGTACAGGCGAGCAGGGCCCGCATTTCACGAAGGCGAATTCCCATCCCCAGGGAACATGGGGCTTGGGCAGTGTTTTACGGCAGCGCTCTCATCCCCCTTTTGGCGGCTTGCAGCCTGGGACTCAAGGAAGTGCTCTTCCTGTCGGCCGCCAGCGGATTCTTCCTGGCTCACCAACCGCTCTCGCGGCTGCTGCGGGTCCGCAAGGGGACGCCCGGCGCGGGCCATGCGGCCTGGTGGCGTCTTTGGCTTCTCATCTATCTTGCAGTGGGACTGGCCTGCGGACTGGCGCTGCTGACCCGCTACGGGCTCTGGGAACTGTGCCTGATCGGCGGACTGGCGGCACTGTTTTTCGGCCTCCATTTGCTGCAAGTGCGGGGCAAGAAAGAGCGTCAGGTGGCGGGAGAGGTCATCGGCATCGTGGGACTCACGGCCACCGCTCCCGCTGCCCAGGTGGTCGCGCAGAGCCGCCTGGACGAGTCCGCCGCTCTCATCTGGAGCCTCTGTTTCCTCTACTTCGCCAGCTCCATCTTCTACGTCAAGATGCGGGTCAGCCGCTTCGTCAAGAAGGAGGACCCGCGCCGCCGCACCCTCCACAACATCCTCTATCACGCTGGGCTGGTGGTGGTGGTTGGCGCCCTGTGGACCGGAGGGCTTATCGGCCGCCTCATCGCCTTGGCCTACTTGCCCATCGTGTCGCGGGCTTTCTGGTACCTGCGCGAACCGTCCGCCCGCCTCAACCTCCAGGTCATCGGCTACAGCGAGATCGCCTTCACCCTCTGGTTCGTGATCTTCACCACTGTGGGTTGGGCGTCCTAA